The sequence TTGCTAAAAGCCATAGAGAAACAATTGCTATAGTTGCTGATAAAGTAGATCGAGTACAAAGAAGAATCTCAGAAATTTCATTACTAGAAGAACCAATAAAAGCTGGTAAGATAGAATTACATTTTAGAACAGAAGGTTACATAATAGATAAAGATTCTCAGTCTCATGCAAATCTAATGTGGGGAATGAACGTATTGATGGCACAATCTTACGTTGATAGTTTAAGTGATAACGTTAAAAGAAGCCTAGATCATAAATTGCGTAAAGGAGAGTGGATAGGACCAGCCCCTCTTGGTTACCTAAATAGTCGAGATGAAAGAGGAAACAGTATAGTAATTCTCGATCCTTTAAGAGGTTCTATCATAAAAAAACTCTTTGAAGAATATGCAACAGGAATGTATACTCTTAGGTCTATGGTAAACATGGCTAAAGAATTAGGCTTAAGAAGTAAAAAGAATTGTCACCTAAATAAAACTGTTATACATCGTTTAATACAACAACCATTTTATTACGGTGAGATGAGAGTAAAAGGAGAGATGTGGTCACATGGTTACCAGGCAATT comes from Candidatus Tisiphia endosymbiont of Nemotelus nigrinus and encodes:
- a CDS encoding recombinase family protein, with protein sequence MPDKATKSIILVRVSTREQEEGYSIEAQKYRLVEYCQRKNLEVIETFEIIESSSRGDRKQFKEMIKFAKSHRETIAIVADKVDRVQRRISEISLLEEPIKAGKIELHFRTEGYIIDKDSQSHANLMWGMNVLMAQSYVDSLSDNVKRSLDHKLRKGEWIGPAPLGYLNSRDERGNSIVILDPLRGSIIKKLFEEYATGMYTLRSMVNMAKELGLRSKKNCHLNKTVIHRLIQQPFYYGEMRVKGEMWSHGYQAIITKETFMACKDVRLGWKKKPFKYGGKDFLFRGLITCAVTGKVVTAETHSKTYSEGKVDEWTYLGTWDSKNPNKKIYVREDEVLKQVEEVFKRIG